In Carya illinoinensis cultivar Pawnee chromosome 9, C.illinoinensisPawnee_v1, whole genome shotgun sequence, the following are encoded in one genomic region:
- the LOC122276319 gene encoding two-component response regulator ARR9, which translates to MGMSMESQFHVLAVDDSIIDRKLIERLLKTSSYQVTTVDSGTKALEFLGLHEDDQSNTETPSVSPNNHQEVDVNLIITDYCMPGMTGYDLLRKIKESSSLRDIPVVIMSSENVPSRISRCLEEGAEEFFLKPVRLSDVNRLRPHMMKTKLKDPKQDNEENKEESGKPVSRSLEEKEEQQQQHQQQQLHRLPQQQHSNSNKRKALEEGLSPDRTRPRYNGLTTVV; encoded by the exons ATGGGCATGTCTATGGAGTCTCAGTTTCATGTTTTGGCCGTTGATGACAGCATCATAGATAGAAAGCTGATTGAGAGGCTCCTCAAGACCTCATCATATCAAG TTACCACAGTTGATTCTGGTACCAAGGCTCTAGAATTTCTGGGTTTGCATGAAGATGACCAGAGCAACACAGAAACACCTTCTGTTTCCCCAAACAATCATCAG GAAGTGGACGTGAATCTTATTATTACAGACTACTGTATGCCTGGCATGACAGGCTATGATTTGCTCAGGAAAATCAAG GAGTCTTCATCCCTGAGAGACATACCGGTGGTGATTATGTCATCCGAGAATGTGCCTTCAAGGATCAGCAG ATGCTTGGAAGAAGGAGcagaagaatttttcttgaaGCCAGTTCGACTATCAGATGTGAATAGGCTTAGGCCTCATATGATGAAAACCAAATTGAAGGATCCCAAACAAGAcaatgaagaaaacaaagaagaatcGGGAAAGCCAGTGTCTCGATCactagaagaaaaagaagagcagCAACAACAACACCAGCAGCAGCAACTCCACCGCCTCCCGCAACAACAACATTCCAACAGTAACAAGAGGAAGGCCTTGGAAGAAGGGCTTTCTCCCGATAGAACAAGACCCAGATACAACGGCCTCACCACTGTGGTCTGA